Part of the Novosphingobium sp. KA1 genome is shown below.
GAACAGGGCGCCGGACTTGGCCTCGCACTCGTGGTGCTCGTAGTCGGGATCGCTGTCAGCGACGATGCCGGCCCCGGCCTGGACGTGGAGCACGCCGTCCTTCAGCACCCCGGTGCGCAGGACGATGCACGAATCGACCGAGCCGTCGGGACCGAAATAGCCGACGCCGCCCGCATAGGCACCGCGGGTTTCGGGTTCGAGGCTGGCGATGATCTCGCAGGCCCGGACCTTGGGGGCGCCCGAGACGGTGCCTGCCGGGAAGCCCGCGAAGACCGCGTCGATGGCGTCGTGCTTGTTCGTGTCGAGCCTGCCGATCACGTTCGAGACGATGTGCATCACGTGGCTGTAACGCTCGATCGTGTAGCTGTCGGTCACTTCCACGGAGCCGGCAGCGGAGACGCGGCCGACGTCGTTGCGGCCGAGGTCGAGCAGCATGAGGTGTTCGGCGCGCTCCTTGGGATCGGCCAGCAGGCTGATCTCGTTGGCCTTGTCCTCCGCCACCGTCTTGCCGCGCGGACGCGTGCCCGCGATCGGTCGGATGGTGACTTCGCCCTCGCGCACGCGGACCAGGATTTCCGGGCTCGAACCGATCAGCGCGAAGCCGGGCAGGTCGAGGAAATAGAGGAACGGCGAGGGATTCACGCGGCGCAGCGAGCGATAGAGGGCGACCGGCGGCAGCGGGAATTCGCAAGTGAAGCGCTGGGCCAGCACGATCTGGAAGATGTCGCCCGCCTCGATGTAGTCCTTCGCGCGGGTGACCATCGCCTTGTAGTCGTCCGCGGCCATGACCGGCGTACGCACCGGCTCCGGCAGGTCGGCGATGGCGGGCGAGGCGGGGACCGGCGCGGCGAGCTTGCGCAGCGCTTCGTCGATCCGCTCGGCGGCGGCTTCGACAAGGCTCTCGGGCGTGCCGTTTTCCGGCCAGAGCGGGGCAACGCAGAACAGTTCGTCGCTCAGCCGGTCGAACACGAGGATCAGCGAGGGGCGGACAAACAGCATGTCGGGCAGTTCGAGCGCGCTTTGCGGGGCGCGCGGCAGCTTCTCGACAAGGCCGATCGTCTCGTAGCCGAAATAGCCGACGAGGCAGGCGAGGGCCTTGGGGAGCTCCGCCGGCACATCGAAGCGGCAGGCCTCGACCAGACCGCGCAGTTCGACCAGGGTATCGCCCGGCAGCGGCGCGAAGG
Proteins encoded:
- a CDS encoding anthranilate synthase component I family protein, translating into MKRESDREEALARLREGKPALLWRSLVADTETPVAAALKLFTEGRGDFLLESVEGGAVRGRYSLLGLDPDLVFRAEGHACAINRKWQHDREAFAPLPGDTLVELRGLVEACRFDVPAELPKALACLVGYFGYETIGLVEKLPRAPQSALELPDMLFVRPSLILVFDRLSDELFCVAPLWPENGTPESLVEAAAERIDEALRKLAAPVPASPAIADLPEPVRTPVMAADDYKAMVTRAKDYIEAGDIFQIVLAQRFTCEFPLPPVALYRSLRRVNPSPFLYFLDLPGFALIGSSPEILVRVREGEVTIRPIAGTRPRGKTVAEDKANEISLLADPKERAEHLMLLDLGRNDVGRVSAAGSVEVTDSYTIERYSHVMHIVSNVIGRLDTNKHDAIDAVFAGFPAGTVSGAPKVRACEIIASLEPETRGAYAGGVGYFGPDGSVDSCIVLRTGVLKDGVLHVQAGAGIVADSDPDYEHHECEAKSGALFAAAREAIRVAGEPGFGQ